One genomic window of Magnolia sinica isolate HGM2019 chromosome 3, MsV1, whole genome shotgun sequence includes the following:
- the LOC131238872 gene encoding secreted RxLR effector protein 161-like — MGTTLKLSKDINGKSVDQYLYHNMIGSLLYLTVSRPDISFSVGACARFQADLKESHLSVVKRIIRFVAGTTDYGLWYPFDTSTIIVGYLGAGNIDDRKSTSEGCFYISNCLVSWHSKKQNSISLSTAKAKYITEVVVENSFYG, encoded by the coding sequence ATGGGCACcactcttaaactttctaaagatatcaATGGGAAGAGTGTAGATCAGTACTTGTATCACAATATGATTGGCAGCTTACTTTACTTAACTGTGAGTCGGCCAGACATCTCATTTAGTGTTGGTGCATGCGCTAGATTTCAGGCCGATCTTAAAGAATCACATCTATCCGTGGTGAAAAGGATTATACGGTTTGTGGCCGGGACTACTGACTACGGCTTATGGTACCCCTTTGACACATCTACCATTATTGTTGGGTATTTAGGGGCTGGGAACATTGATGATCGCAAGTCAACCAGTgaaggttgtttttatatcagtaATTGTCTTGTATCATGGCATAGCAAAAAGCAAAATTCGATCTCACTATCCACTGCTAAAGCCAAATACATTACAGAAGTAGTTGTTGAGAACAGCTtctatggatga